From Streptomyces fungicidicus, one genomic window encodes:
- a CDS encoding ABC transporter substrate-binding protein, producing the protein MSGAARLRAAVAALLALLAVAGCGYGSERVDTGAKVVPAGPKLSVDEVRVGYFPNLTHATALVGVREGIIQRELGGTKLSATTFNAGPAAVEALTSGSVDLAWIGPSPAINSYTRSHGKSLRIVAGAASRGVRFVVDPEKIRTPADVKGKRIASPQLGNTQDVALLDWIARQGWHVDPASGRGDVSVVRTDNKLTPSAFRSGSIDGAWVPEPTASLLIAEGAKVLLDEASLWPDQKFVITNLVVSQRFLEEHRDVVEAVVRGSVRTNAWINGRPDQAKDAANAALRQLTGKALPDGIIDAAWPSLTFTDDPLAGTLGAQAEHAVRAGLMERPDLHGIYDLDTLNRVRAAEGRPAADDAGLGVS; encoded by the coding sequence ATGAGCGGTGCGGCGCGGCTGCGCGCGGCCGTGGCGGCCCTGCTCGCCCTGCTGGCCGTCGCCGGCTGCGGCTACGGGTCCGAGCGGGTCGACACCGGGGCCAAGGTGGTGCCGGCCGGGCCGAAACTCTCCGTGGACGAGGTGCGGGTCGGCTACTTCCCCAACCTCACGCACGCCACCGCGCTGGTCGGCGTGCGTGAGGGGATCATCCAGCGGGAGCTCGGCGGCACGAAACTGTCGGCGACCACGTTCAACGCGGGCCCCGCCGCGGTCGAGGCGCTGACCTCCGGCTCCGTCGACCTCGCCTGGATCGGCCCGTCGCCGGCGATCAACAGCTACACCCGGTCGCACGGGAAGAGCCTGCGCATCGTCGCGGGGGCGGCCTCCCGGGGCGTCAGGTTCGTCGTCGACCCGGAGAAGATCAGGACGCCCGCCGACGTCAAGGGCAAACGCATCGCCAGCCCGCAGCTCGGCAACACCCAGGACGTGGCCCTGCTGGACTGGATCGCCCGGCAGGGCTGGCACGTCGACCCGGCCTCCGGACGCGGCGACGTGTCCGTGGTGCGCACCGACAACAAGCTGACGCCGTCCGCGTTCAGGTCCGGCTCCATCGACGGGGCCTGGGTACCGGAACCGACGGCCTCCCTGCTGATCGCCGAGGGCGCGAAGGTGCTGCTGGACGAGGCGAGCCTGTGGCCGGACCAGAAGTTCGTCATCACCAACCTCGTCGTGTCGCAGCGCTTCCTCGAGGAACACCGGGACGTCGTCGAGGCCGTCGTCCGCGGGTCCGTGCGGACCAACGCGTGGATCAACGGCCGGCCGGACCAGGCCAAGGACGCCGCGAACGCGGCACTGCGGCAGCTGACCGGGAAGGCCCTGCCGGACGGGATCATCGACGCGGCCTGGCCGTCCCTCACCTTCACCGACGACCCCCTGGCCGGCACCCTCGGCGCCCAGGCCGAACACGCCGTCCGGGCCGGGCTGATGGAACGGCCCGACCTGCACGGCATCTACGACCTCGACACGCTCAACAGGGTTCGCGCGGCAGAGGGCCGGCCGGCGGCCGACGACGCCGGGCTCGGAGTGTCATGA
- a CDS encoding MFS transporter, producing MPRPSAPGAGDRRKPLWVIIVACSVPMFMVALDNLVVSTALRTMAVDLDASTTELQWFVNAYVLSFACLLLTGAALGDRFGRRRIFVAGIALFTLASVGCGLADSSEQLILMRAVQGLGASAVMPLSLTLLAEEVPDKKRNLALGLWSAVSGLAVALGPVVGGAVVDGLDWQWIFWINIPVCLVAIPLVLVVLRESSLAGTRLDLLGMLLTTAGLLAVVWAIVNGEDEGWTSGIILSAFAGGAVLLALFVMWERRAPQPLLPLSFYRVRAFVFSNLVSASMYFGVFGSIFLLSQFFQIAPVRTPLEAGVLTLAWTLMPMFVAPVAGALTDKVGGGRLMALGLFLQAIGLSWINLVATSDTPYSRMVGAMVVAGIGMGLVFAPTAAVVLGSVGPQYRGKASGANNTVREIGGALGTAILSSVFVHYGDDRTAQGFVDGMKPGIWIGVAVVLVGALCALAIPRPRPEDNVPATVAGERESDRTPSSATP from the coding sequence GTGCCCCGGCCCTCCGCCCCGGGCGCCGGGGACCGCCGGAAGCCCTTATGGGTGATCATCGTCGCGTGCAGCGTGCCGATGTTCATGGTCGCGCTCGACAACCTGGTGGTCTCGACCGCGCTGCGCACCATGGCCGTCGACCTCGACGCGTCCACCACGGAGCTGCAGTGGTTCGTCAACGCCTACGTCCTCAGCTTCGCCTGTCTGCTGCTGACCGGCGCGGCACTGGGTGACCGGTTCGGCCGGCGCCGGATCTTCGTGGCCGGCATCGCGCTGTTCACCCTGGCCTCGGTCGGCTGCGGCCTCGCCGACAGCAGCGAGCAGCTCATCCTCATGCGTGCGGTGCAGGGCCTGGGCGCCTCGGCCGTGATGCCGCTGTCGCTGACGCTGCTCGCGGAGGAGGTGCCGGACAAGAAGCGCAACCTGGCCCTCGGACTGTGGTCCGCGGTCAGCGGACTCGCCGTGGCCCTCGGGCCCGTGGTCGGCGGCGCGGTGGTCGACGGCCTCGACTGGCAGTGGATCTTCTGGATCAACATCCCCGTGTGCCTGGTGGCCATCCCGCTGGTGCTCGTCGTGCTCCGGGAGAGCTCGCTGGCCGGCACCCGGCTCGACCTGCTCGGCATGCTCCTCACCACGGCCGGACTCCTCGCCGTCGTCTGGGCGATCGTGAACGGCGAGGACGAGGGGTGGACCTCGGGCATCATCCTGTCGGCGTTCGCCGGCGGCGCCGTCCTGCTGGCGCTGTTCGTGATGTGGGAGCGCCGCGCACCCCAGCCGCTGCTTCCGCTCTCCTTCTACCGCGTACGGGCCTTCGTCTTCTCCAACCTGGTCTCCGCGAGCATGTACTTCGGCGTCTTCGGATCGATCTTCCTGCTGTCGCAGTTCTTCCAGATCGCCCCGGTCCGCACCCCGCTGGAGGCCGGTGTGCTCACCCTGGCCTGGACCCTGATGCCGATGTTCGTCGCTCCGGTCGCCGGCGCCCTGACCGACAAGGTGGGCGGCGGACGGCTGATGGCCCTCGGCCTCTTCCTCCAGGCGATCGGCCTGTCCTGGATCAACCTGGTGGCCACGTCGGACACCCCGTACTCGCGCATGGTCGGCGCCATGGTCGTCGCGGGCATCGGCATGGGCCTCGTGTTCGCACCGACCGCCGCGGTGGTGCTGGGCTCGGTCGGGCCGCAGTACCGGGGCAAGGCGTCCGGCGCCAACAACACCGTCCGCGAGATCGGCGGCGCCCTCGGCACCGCCATTCTGAGCAGCGTCTTCGTCCACTACGGCGACGACCGCACGGCTCAGGGCTTCGTCGACGGCATGAAGCCGGGCATCTGGATCGGCGTCGCCGTGGTCCTCGTGGGCGCCCTGTGCGCGCTGGCGATCCCGCGCCCGCGGCCCGAGGACAACGTACCGGCCACGGTGGCCGGGGAACGGGAATCCGACAGGACGCCCAGTTCGGCGACCCCGTAG
- the cysD gene encoding sulfate adenylyltransferase subunit CysD: MTTETDIPVRHLDALESEAVHIFREVAGELERPVILFSGGKDSIVMLHLALKAFAPAPLPFSLLHVDTGHNFPEVLDYRDRTVARHGLRLHVASVQDHIDRGLLRERPDGTRNPLQTQPLVEAIHTHRFDAVFGGGRRDEEKARAKERVFSLRDEFGGWDPRRQRPELWQLYNGRHAPGEHVRVFPLSNWTELDVWQYIAGRGIEVPSIYYAHEREVFQRGGMWLTAGDWGGPKDGEPVETRTVRYRTVGDMSCTGAVESGAADPYAVIEEIAASRLTERGATRADDRMSEAAMEDRKREGYF; encoded by the coding sequence ATGACGACCGAGACAGACATCCCCGTACGGCATCTGGACGCACTCGAATCCGAGGCGGTGCACATCTTCCGTGAGGTGGCGGGCGAGTTGGAGCGCCCCGTCATCCTCTTCTCCGGCGGCAAGGACTCCATCGTCATGCTGCACCTGGCGCTGAAGGCGTTCGCGCCGGCGCCGCTGCCGTTCTCACTGCTGCACGTCGACACCGGACACAACTTCCCCGAGGTGCTCGACTACCGCGACCGGACGGTGGCCCGGCACGGGCTGCGGCTGCACGTCGCCTCCGTGCAGGACCACATCGACCGCGGCCTGCTCAGGGAACGACCCGACGGCACCCGCAACCCGCTCCAGACGCAGCCGCTCGTCGAGGCGATCCACACCCACCGCTTCGACGCGGTGTTCGGCGGCGGACGCCGGGACGAGGAGAAGGCCCGCGCCAAGGAACGGGTGTTCAGCCTCCGGGACGAGTTCGGCGGCTGGGACCCGCGCCGGCAGCGCCCGGAACTGTGGCAGCTCTACAACGGCAGGCACGCGCCCGGCGAGCACGTGCGCGTCTTCCCGCTGTCCAACTGGACCGAGCTGGACGTGTGGCAGTACATCGCCGGGAGGGGCATCGAGGTGCCCTCGATCTACTACGCCCACGAACGCGAGGTCTTCCAGCGCGGCGGCATGTGGCTGACCGCGGGGGACTGGGGCGGGCCGAAGGACGGCGAACCGGTGGAGACCCGGACCGTGCGCTACCGCACGGTCGGCGACATGTCCTGCACCGGCGCGGTGGAATCCGGCGCCGCCGACCCGTACGCCGTGATCGAGGAGATCGCCGCGTCCCGGCTCACCGAACGGGGCGCCACCCGGGCGGACGACCGGATGTCGGAGGCCGCGATGGAGGACCGCAAGCGCGAGGGATACTTCTGA
- a CDS encoding ABC transporter ATP-binding protein: MVGAHKSFVRPEGVQTVLQDISLDVAPGEFICLLGASGCGKSTLLNLVAGLDEPSSGRIEVAGGRPALMFQEHALFPWLTAGKNIELVLRLRGVPRPERRARAEELLSLVRLQDAYDKRVHELSGGMRQRVALARALAQDSEVLLMDEPFAALDAITRDVLHEELTRIWQETGVSVLFVTHNVREAVRLAQRVVLLSCRPGRIAREWTIDMPQPRRIEDPAVAELSAEITDQLRKEIRRHGRH, from the coding sequence GTGGTCGGCGCCCACAAGTCCTTCGTCCGGCCGGAAGGCGTCCAGACGGTCCTGCAGGACATCAGCCTCGACGTCGCGCCGGGCGAGTTCATCTGCCTGCTCGGGGCGTCCGGTTGCGGCAAGTCCACCCTGCTGAACCTGGTGGCCGGGCTCGACGAGCCCTCGTCGGGCCGCATAGAGGTGGCCGGCGGCCGGCCCGCCCTGATGTTCCAGGAACACGCGCTGTTCCCGTGGCTGACGGCGGGCAAGAACATCGAACTGGTGCTCAGACTGCGGGGCGTGCCCCGGCCCGAACGCCGGGCCCGGGCGGAGGAACTGCTGAGCCTGGTGCGGCTGCAGGACGCCTACGACAAGCGGGTCCACGAACTCTCCGGCGGCATGCGCCAGCGCGTCGCGCTCGCCCGGGCGCTCGCCCAGGACTCCGAAGTCCTGCTGATGGACGAGCCGTTCGCCGCGCTCGACGCCATCACCCGCGACGTCCTGCACGAGGAACTGACCCGGATCTGGCAGGAGACCGGCGTCTCCGTCCTCTTCGTCACGCACAACGTGCGCGAGGCGGTGCGGCTGGCGCAGCGCGTCGTCCTGCTGTCCTGCCGGCCCGGCCGGATCGCCCGCGAGTGGACTATCGACATGCCGCAGCCGCGCCGCATCGAGGACCCCGCGGTGGCCGAGCTGTCCGCAGAGATCACCGACCAGCTGCGGAAGGAGATCCGGCGCCATGGGCGGCACTGA
- a CDS encoding sensor histidine kinase, which translates to MQLLSSCRANGLCQPGVSRLLGLLVAATVTVSVLVHSALRDRTHPAVEVVIVPLLAGVLLALQVGAFITQRPREGGPARGAALALALQCAVVIVSAEVLDVEFCVLAGYLAGTLPLVLPSRFAWPLFALVVITGPVAATRADGSLSHLCHMGLGLLVTGLMAFTVSSTMLTLRQLREYRENFARAAVQNEQSRFARDLHDLLGHTLSALAMRAELLHRTFQSRPELAATQTDQLLRTARQSMAEIRMAVRGYRELPLFSEVRAAGSLLSAVGIDVTLKVTALPSRGEAGTALTAVLREAVTNVLRHSDASHCSVLLTAGPGTVRLEVVNDGAARADRRASHDGGSGLGNLAQRVTALGGILEGRVSPDGTFRLLAVVPTTTVTVPPGGTAHLQTVVTKMANVA; encoded by the coding sequence ATGCAGCTGCTGTCGTCATGTCGTGCCAACGGACTCTGTCAGCCGGGCGTCAGCCGTCTGCTGGGACTGCTCGTCGCCGCCACGGTCACCGTGTCGGTACTCGTCCACAGCGCGCTCAGAGACAGAACCCACCCCGCGGTGGAGGTGGTGATCGTGCCGCTCCTGGCGGGGGTGCTGCTGGCCCTCCAGGTGGGTGCCTTCATCACCCAGCGCCCCCGTGAGGGCGGGCCGGCCCGCGGGGCCGCCCTCGCCCTGGCCCTCCAGTGCGCGGTCGTCATCGTGTCCGCCGAGGTGCTCGACGTGGAGTTCTGCGTCCTGGCCGGCTATCTGGCGGGAACCCTGCCCCTGGTGCTGCCGTCCCGGTTCGCCTGGCCGCTGTTCGCCCTGGTGGTGATCACCGGCCCGGTGGCCGCCACCCGCGCGGACGGCTCGCTCAGCCACCTCTGCCACATGGGCCTCGGCCTCCTGGTCACCGGCCTGATGGCCTTCACCGTGTCCAGCACCATGCTGACACTCCGTCAACTGCGCGAGTACCGCGAGAACTTCGCCCGGGCCGCCGTCCAGAACGAGCAGTCCCGGTTCGCCCGCGACCTGCACGACCTGCTGGGCCACACCCTCTCGGCGCTGGCGATGCGCGCCGAACTGCTGCACCGCACCTTCCAGTCCCGCCCCGAGCTCGCCGCGACCCAGACCGACCAGCTGCTGCGGACGGCCCGGCAGTCGATGGCGGAGATACGGATGGCCGTGCGCGGCTACCGGGAGCTCCCGCTCTTCAGCGAAGTGCGCGCCGCGGGCTCGCTGCTGAGCGCCGTGGGCATCGACGTCACCCTCAAGGTGACCGCCCTGCCCTCGCGCGGTGAGGCCGGAACCGCCCTCACCGCGGTGCTGCGGGAGGCCGTCACCAATGTGCTCCGGCACAGCGACGCCTCGCACTGCTCCGTCCTGCTGACCGCCGGGCCGGGCACCGTGCGGCTGGAGGTCGTCAACGACGGGGCCGCCCGCGCGGACCGCCGCGCGTCGCACGACGGGGGCAGCGGGCTGGGCAATCTCGCGCAGCGGGTGACCGCCCTCGGCGGCATCCTCGAGGGCAGGGTCTCCCCGGACGGCACGTTCCGGCTGCTGGCCGTCGTCCCGACCACGACCGTGACCGTACCGCCCGGCGGCACCGCGCATCTGCAAACCGTCGTGACCAAAATGGCCAACGTGGCGTAA
- a CDS encoding phosphoadenylyl-sulfate reductase: MHELQQLAIRAGTELEEAPALEILRWAVDTFGSRLCVTSSMEDAVVAHLAARVAPGVDVVFLDTGYHFPETIGTRDAVEAVLDVNLVTLLPRQTVAEQDAEYGPELYRRDPDRCCDLRKVQPLEEGLAGYDAWVTGLRRFDSEQRAGTPVVDWDARRQKVKISPIARWTREDVDMYIAEHGVLVNPLLSDGYGSVGCAPCTRRTLPGEDARAGRWTGRAKTECGLHT, encoded by the coding sequence ATGCACGAACTCCAGCAACTGGCGATCCGGGCCGGGACGGAGCTGGAAGAGGCACCGGCGCTGGAGATCCTGCGCTGGGCCGTGGACACCTTCGGGTCACGCCTGTGCGTCACGTCCTCGATGGAGGACGCCGTGGTGGCGCATCTCGCCGCCCGGGTCGCACCGGGGGTGGACGTCGTCTTCCTCGACACCGGCTACCACTTCCCCGAGACCATCGGCACCCGGGACGCCGTCGAAGCCGTCCTGGACGTCAACCTCGTCACCCTCCTGCCCCGGCAGACGGTCGCCGAGCAGGACGCCGAGTACGGGCCGGAGCTCTACCGCCGCGACCCCGACCGGTGCTGCGACCTGCGCAAGGTCCAGCCGCTCGAGGAAGGACTCGCCGGGTACGACGCGTGGGTCACCGGACTGCGCCGCTTCGACTCGGAGCAGCGCGCCGGGACACCGGTGGTCGACTGGGACGCCCGGCGGCAGAAGGTGAAGATCTCGCCCATCGCCCGATGGACCCGCGAGGACGTGGACATGTACATCGCCGAACACGGAGTGCTGGTCAACCCATTGCTCTCGGACGGCTACGGCTCAGTGGGCTGTGCTCCCTGCACCCGGCGGACCCTCCCGGGCGAGGACGCCCGGGCCGGCCGCTGGACCGGGCGCGCCAAGACGGAATGCGGGCTCCACACATGA
- a CDS encoding sulfate adenylyltransferase subunit 1 encodes MTLGTEHGSTAGHHSTLLRFATAGSVDDGKSTLVGRMLHDSKSLLSDQLEAVERASRSRGQETPDLALLTDGLRAEREQGITIDVAYRYFATARRSFILADTPGHVQYTRNMVTGASTAELVIVLVDARHGVVEQTRRHAAVAALLRVPHVVLAVNKMDLANHAESVFADIADEFTAYAQELGVPAVTAIPMSALNGDNVVAPSAHMDWYGGPTMLEHLETVRVTAEPAHAPARFPVQYVIRPQTSEHPDYRGYAGLVASGSLHVGQDVVVLPSGRRSSIGAIDLLGERVESARAPQSVTVLLADDLDVSRGDLIAPVSSAPAVTQEFEATVCHLVDQPLVPGRKVLLKHTTRTVQAVVREIESRVTLDPLSRHPAPGRLVANDIGRIRVRTAEPVALDPYVVSRRTGSFLLIDPADGATLTAGMAGESFVARAPGGSGA; translated from the coding sequence ATGACACTGGGCACCGAGCACGGCTCCACCGCCGGACACCACTCCACCCTGCTGCGGTTCGCCACCGCCGGCTCCGTCGACGACGGCAAGTCCACCCTCGTGGGCAGGATGCTGCACGACTCCAAGTCGCTCCTCTCCGACCAGTTGGAGGCCGTCGAACGGGCCTCCCGCTCCCGCGGTCAGGAGACGCCCGACCTGGCGCTGCTCACCGACGGGCTGCGCGCCGAACGCGAGCAGGGCATCACCATCGACGTGGCGTACCGCTACTTCGCCACCGCCCGGCGCAGCTTCATCCTGGCCGACACCCCCGGGCACGTGCAGTACACCCGGAACATGGTCACCGGGGCGTCCACCGCGGAACTCGTGATCGTCCTGGTCGACGCCCGGCACGGCGTGGTCGAACAGACCCGCCGGCACGCCGCGGTCGCCGCCCTGCTGCGGGTGCCCCATGTGGTCCTCGCGGTGAACAAGATGGACCTGGCGAACCACGCCGAGTCCGTCTTCGCGGACATCGCCGACGAGTTCACCGCCTACGCGCAGGAACTCGGCGTCCCGGCGGTCACCGCCATCCCGATGTCGGCGCTGAACGGCGACAACGTGGTCGCGCCCTCGGCGCACATGGACTGGTACGGCGGCCCCACCATGCTGGAGCACCTGGAGACCGTGCGGGTGACGGCCGAACCGGCGCACGCCCCGGCCCGCTTCCCGGTCCAGTACGTCATCCGGCCGCAGACCTCCGAGCACCCCGACTACCGCGGCTACGCCGGCCTGGTCGCCTCCGGCAGCCTGCACGTCGGCCAGGACGTCGTCGTACTGCCGTCGGGACGCCGGTCGTCCATCGGCGCCATCGACCTGCTGGGCGAACGGGTCGAGTCGGCCCGCGCGCCGCAGTCGGTGACCGTGCTGCTCGCCGACGACCTGGACGTCTCCCGCGGCGACCTGATCGCCCCCGTCTCCTCCGCGCCCGCCGTGACGCAGGAGTTCGAGGCCACCGTCTGCCACCTCGTCGACCAGCCGCTGGTCCCGGGCCGGAAGGTGCTGCTCAAGCACACCACCCGGACCGTGCAGGCGGTGGTGCGGGAGATCGAGAGCCGGGTCACGCTCGACCCGCTCAGCAGGCACCCCGCACCCGGCCGGCTGGTCGCCAACGACATCGGCCGGATCCGGGTCCGCACCGCCGAGCCGGTCGCCCTCGACCCCTACGTCGTGTCCCGCCGCACCGGATCGTTCCTCCTGATCGACCCGGCCGACGGGGCGACCCTGACCGCGGGCATGGCGGGCGAGTCGTTCGTCGCGCGCGCCCCGGGAGGGTCCGGGGCATGA
- a CDS encoding ABC transporter permease encodes MGGTDTRTTEPVGADEELAGLEAGLDSLDSVPVSRVPVRQVLRQKVAPPLLGVAAVLTVWQLLHTLGLVSEERLPSPRAVGDSFLTLWRQGTLFDIVWTSLERGLLGFLAALAIGTPLGLVVARVPVVRATLSPVLSGLQSLPSVAWVPAAIIWFGLTDTAMYTVILLGAVPSIAVGLVSGIDQVPPLYLRAGRTIGATGLRGARYIVLPAALPGYTAGLKQGWAFSWRSLMATELIASSPDLGVGLGRYLANSREAIDLPGVFFGILLILAVGVLIDLLVFSPLERRVLRSRGLR; translated from the coding sequence ATGGGCGGCACTGACACCCGTACGACGGAACCGGTGGGCGCCGACGAGGAGCTCGCCGGGCTGGAGGCGGGGCTCGACTCGCTGGACTCGGTGCCGGTGTCCCGGGTCCCGGTCCGGCAGGTGCTGCGGCAGAAGGTGGCGCCGCCGCTGCTCGGCGTGGCCGCGGTCCTCACGGTGTGGCAGCTGCTGCACACCCTCGGGCTGGTGTCCGAGGAACGGCTGCCCAGCCCGCGCGCCGTCGGCGACAGCTTCCTCACGCTGTGGCGGCAGGGGACGCTCTTCGACATCGTGTGGACCAGTCTGGAGCGGGGGCTGCTGGGGTTCCTGGCCGCGCTCGCCATCGGCACGCCGCTGGGACTGGTCGTGGCGCGGGTGCCGGTCGTCCGGGCGACGCTGAGCCCCGTGCTGTCGGGGCTGCAGTCCCTTCCCTCCGTGGCGTGGGTGCCGGCGGCGATCATCTGGTTCGGGCTGACCGACACGGCGATGTACACGGTGATCCTGCTCGGCGCGGTGCCGTCGATCGCGGTGGGGCTGGTCTCCGGGATCGACCAGGTGCCGCCGCTGTATCTGCGGGCCGGGCGGACGATCGGGGCGACGGGGTTGCGGGGCGCGCGGTACATCGTGCTGCCGGCCGCGCTGCCCGGGTACACGGCGGGGCTCAAGCAGGGGTGGGCGTTCTCCTGGCGGTCGCTGATGGCGACGGAGCTGATCGCGTCGTCGCCCGACCTGGGGGTCGGACTGGGGCGCTATCTGGCGAACTCGCGGGAGGCGATCGATCTTCCCGGGGTGTTCTTCGGGATCCTGCTGATCCTCGCGGTGGGTGTGCTGATCGATCTGCTGGTGTTCAGTCCGCTGGAGCGCCGGGTGCTGCGCAGCAGGGGGCTGCGGTGA
- a CDS encoding response regulator transcription factor: MCVIRVLLAEDVQMVREALAALLELEDDIRVVAEVGSGEDVLDAARGTRPDLVIVDVNMPGLDGLTAAERLREQLPDSRILVLTVLDAPNVLRRAQDVRVDGYLVKNAPVEHLVKAVRQIMAGERVISPELALAAWEGKASPLTAREADVLRIAAAGAETAEIAEYLHLSPGTVRNSMTTIIAKLDARNRLDAIRIARDAGWLLNS, from the coding sequence ATGTGTGTGATACGTGTTCTCTTGGCGGAAGACGTACAAATGGTGCGGGAAGCGCTGGCCGCACTGCTCGAACTCGAGGACGACATCCGGGTGGTGGCAGAAGTCGGCTCCGGTGAGGACGTACTCGACGCGGCCAGGGGAACACGTCCCGACCTCGTGATCGTGGACGTCAACATGCCGGGACTCGACGGGCTCACCGCGGCCGAGCGGCTGCGCGAGCAGCTGCCCGACTCCCGCATCCTGGTGCTGACCGTCCTGGACGCGCCCAACGTCCTGCGCCGGGCGCAGGACGTCCGGGTCGACGGCTACCTCGTCAAGAACGCTCCGGTGGAGCACCTCGTCAAGGCCGTGCGCCAGATCATGGCCGGGGAACGCGTCATCTCACCGGAGCTGGCGCTGGCCGCCTGGGAGGGCAAGGCCAGCCCGCTCACCGCGCGGGAGGCCGATGTGCTCCGGATCGCGGCGGCCGGCGCGGAGACCGCCGAGATCGCCGAGTACCTGCATCTTTCACCGGGCACGGTGCGGAACTCCATGACCACCATCATCGCCAAGCTCGACGCGCGCAACCGGCTCGACGCCATCCGCATCGCACGCGACGCCGGGTGGCTCCTCAACTCCTGA
- a CDS encoding nitrite/sulfite reductase, translated as MTRDRKRVDGQWALGEREPLNANEQFKQAEDPLLVRERIEKIYAREGFASIPPDDLRGRFRWWGLYTQRRPGIDGGRTATLAPEELDDEYFMLRVRVDGGGLNVAQLREIAALSTEFARDTADITDRQNIQFHWIRVEDVPEIWRRLEAVGLSTTEACGDCPRVILGSPVAGVSADEVLDGTPAIREITERFIGDPSLSNLPRKFKSSVSWLPDVPFQIHDLSFLGAEHPELGPGFDLWVGGGLSTNPRLADRAGAWVPLSEVAEVWAGVAGLFRDYGYRRLRNRARLKFLVADWGVQRFREVLEQEYLGRRLADGPAPVLPASPVDHIGVHKQRDGLHYVGAAPVVGRVSGTRLAALADAAEAHGSDRLRLTPYQKVLVLDVADPEPLVRRLESLDLRVDASPWRRATMACTGLEYCKLAIVETKARAAELVAELERRLGDQRADITINLNGCPNACARTQVADIGLKGQLITGPDGSQAEGFQVHLGGALSLSQEDEAALGRKPRGVKVLADDLPDFVENLVRNYRADRADESETFTQWLTRAEDSQLTP; from the coding sequence ATGACCCGGGACCGCAAACGCGTCGATGGCCAGTGGGCACTCGGCGAGAGGGAACCGCTCAACGCCAATGAGCAGTTCAAGCAGGCGGAGGATCCGCTGCTGGTGCGGGAACGCATCGAGAAGATCTACGCGCGGGAGGGGTTCGCCTCCATCCCGCCGGACGATCTGCGCGGCAGGTTCCGCTGGTGGGGCCTCTACACCCAGCGCCGGCCCGGCATCGACGGCGGGCGCACCGCCACCCTCGCCCCGGAGGAGCTCGACGACGAGTACTTCATGCTCCGGGTGCGGGTGGACGGCGGCGGGCTGAACGTCGCCCAGCTCCGCGAGATCGCCGCGCTGTCGACGGAGTTCGCGCGCGACACCGCCGACATCACCGACCGGCAGAACATCCAGTTCCACTGGATCCGCGTCGAGGACGTGCCCGAGATCTGGCGCCGGCTGGAGGCGGTGGGGCTGTCCACCACGGAGGCCTGCGGGGACTGCCCGCGCGTCATCCTGGGCAGCCCGGTCGCCGGGGTAAGCGCCGACGAGGTGCTGGACGGCACCCCCGCGATCCGGGAGATCACCGAGCGGTTCATCGGGGACCCGTCGCTGTCCAATCTGCCGCGCAAGTTCAAGTCGTCCGTGTCGTGGCTGCCCGACGTGCCCTTCCAGATCCACGACCTCTCCTTCCTCGGCGCCGAACACCCGGAGCTGGGGCCGGGGTTCGACCTGTGGGTGGGCGGCGGTCTGTCGACGAACCCGCGGCTCGCGGACCGGGCCGGCGCCTGGGTGCCGCTCTCCGAGGTGGCCGAGGTCTGGGCGGGGGTGGCCGGGCTGTTCCGTGACTACGGCTACCGGCGGCTGCGCAACCGGGCCCGGCTGAAGTTCCTCGTCGCCGACTGGGGTGTGCAGCGGTTCCGGGAGGTCCTGGAGCAGGAGTACCTCGGCAGGCGGCTGGCCGACGGCCCCGCGCCGGTGCTGCCCGCTTCGCCGGTCGACCACATCGGCGTGCACAAGCAGCGGGACGGGCTGCACTACGTGGGTGCGGCGCCGGTGGTGGGCCGGGTCTCCGGCACCCGGCTGGCCGCGCTCGCGGACGCCGCGGAGGCGCACGGCTCCGACCGGCTGCGGCTGACGCCGTACCAGAAGGTGCTGGTGCTGGACGTGGCGGACCCGGAGCCGCTGGTGCGCCGGCTCGAGTCGCTCGACCTGCGGGTGGACGCCTCGCCGTGGCGGCGGGCGACCATGGCGTGCACGGGTCTGGAGTACTGCAAGCTCGCGATCGTCGAGACGAAGGCCCGCGCGGCGGAGCTGGTGGCCGAGCTGGAACGGCGGCTCGGGGACCAGCGGGCGGACATCACCATCAACCTCAACGGCTGCCCGAACGCCTGCGCGCGTACGCAGGTCGCGGACATCGGCCTGAAGGGCCAGCTCATCACGGGCCCCGACGGCAGCCAGGCGGAGGGCTTCCAGGTCCACCTGGGCGGCGCGCTCTCCCTCTCCCAGGAGGACGAGGCGGCCCTCGGCCGCAAGCCCCGCGGAGTGAAGGTGCTCGCGGACGACCTCCCCGACTTCGTGGAGAACCTGGTCCGCAACTACCGCGCGGATCGGGCCGACGAGTCGGAAACCTTCACCCAATGGCTCACCCGAGCCGAGGACTCCCAACTAACCCCCTGA